In Dromiciops gliroides isolate mDroGli1 chromosome 5, mDroGli1.pri, whole genome shotgun sequence, the following are encoded in one genomic region:
- the TIGAR gene encoding LOW QUALITY PROTEIN: fructose-2,6-bisphosphatase TIGAR (The sequence of the model RefSeq protein was modified relative to this genomic sequence to represent the inferred CDS: deleted 3 bases in 3 codons) — protein MVRFALTVVRHGETRYNREKIIQGQGIDEPLSETGFRQAAAAGEFLSNVKFTHVFSSDLMRTKQTTAGILEKSRFCKEATVKYDTRLRERKYGIAEGKPLCELKALAKAAGEQCPYFTPPEGETLDQVKLRSKEFFEFLCQLILDETSEKGQPTSGTIDSGLETFLTENISVRSNCEPDINSDSVAQVLDANILVVSHGAYMKNMFTYFVVDLECTLPANLSKSELNSVSPNTGISHFIINVEPGAKEIRTTIKCICINLQDHLAKMTESA, from the exons TGGAGAAACAAGATATaacagagagaaaataattcaag gaCAAGGTATAGATGAACCTCTTTCTGAAACTGGTTTTAGACAAGCAGCTGCTGCTGGTGAATTTCTTAGTAATGTGAAGTTTACT CATGTTTTCTCAAGTGATCTCATGCGTACAAAA CAGACCACTGCTGGGATTTTGGAGAAAAGCAGATTCTGTAAAGAAGCAACAGTAAAATATGATACAAGACTTCGAGAAAGG AAATATGGAATTGCTGAAGGCAAACCTCTCTGTGAATTAAAGGCACTGGCCAAAGCAGCTGGGGAACAG TGCCCTTATTTCACACCTCCTGAAGGAGAAACATTAGATCAG gtGAAATTACGAAGCAAGGAGTTTTTTGAATTTCTTTGTCAACTGATCCTGGATGAAACTAGTGAGAAAGGACAGCCCACATCAGGAACAATAGACAGCGGTCTGGAGACCTTTCTAACAGAAAACATTTCCGTTAGAAGCAACTGTGAACCAGATATTAATTCAGACAGTGTTGCCCAAGTGTTAGATGCC AATATATTGGTGGTGAGTCATGGGGCTTACATGAAAAACATGTTTACTTATTTTGTGGTTGATCTGGAGTGTACCTTACCAGCAAATCTAAGCAAATCTGAACTCAATTCAGTTAGCCCCAATACAGGGATCAGTCACTTTATAATAAATGTAGAACCAGGTGCTAAAGAAATTAGAACAACCATAAAGTGCATTTGTATTAATCTGCAGGATCACTTAGCCAAAATGACAGAAAGTGCCTAG